The following is a genomic window from Hypanus sabinus isolate sHypSab1 unplaced genomic scaffold, sHypSab1.hap1 scaffold_312, whole genome shotgun sequence.
ATGAAAATGCTATTGTTGTTCGGATTGTAATATATTCTATATGCATCTCACTCGGCGTTTGCCCTATTTAATCCACTACTGGATAAAATCCCTTTTCCCAGGTGTAATATGTGCTGGTGATTTCACGGTTTTGCAATATATAGAATTACATTCACATCCGTTCGCTAAACGTGAAGCATGATGTGTGCAAGATGGTTTCAAGCTTAAACTCTCGCGAACAACTCGACGATTGCACGGACATTCAGGTCGGTTTCCTTTATAAACTTGAGAGATTCCGCAAACGATAGAAAGCGAGAATTACACGCACAATAACTAAATAAGGAATACAGCcggtcaggcagtatctttggCAAAGGTTTCGAAACTTGTTTTTAATGTCATAGACCCCTTCCATTAATGGAGAAGTCAGTGAAGTCGAGCTGGGAAGCCTGATCTTGCAAATAAATGAAATCTGTCCAAGTTTCTCGCGGGAGATTTCTTCCGAGCCAGACTGGATTAAAGGAAAAGAGATAATAAAGGGTTGACGGCGAGGGCAATGattgagtcaagtcaagtcaagtcacttttattgtaatttcgaccataactgctggtacagtgcgtaGTAAAAAtgggacaacgtttttcaggacaatGATGTTAcatgatacagtgcaaaaaataGACTGTACTACATATAAAAATAAtagcacagagaaagctacactagactatagacctacacaggactgcataaagtgcacaagaacagtgcaggcattacaattaataataaacaggacaatagggcaagttgtcagtccaggcttcgggtattgaggagtctgatagcttgggggaagaagctgttacatagtttggtcgtgagagcacgaatgcttcagagccttttcccagacggcagaagggagaagagtttgtatgaggggtgcgtggagtccttcacaattctgtttcctttgcggatgcagcgtgtagtgcaaatgtccgtgatggcgggaagacagGCCCCGATGATGTTCTCAGGAAACATTGAGGAAACATGAACTCTTTATTGCTtcttagagatgctgcctgaccgaggTCCTCCCGTGCTTTTGGCGCCGTTACTCTCGTTTTCAGATTTGTGTGCGTGCGAAACCGGCATTTTTTGATAATTGTTTTAACTCTGTCAACGACGGTTCTACGCTTTCGAAATCCACGGAGTAACTTAATACAGTCCGTTCTCTTATTGCTGTTGCCATTGTTGTAAGTATTTCCTTCATAATAGCTCTCCAAGTTGGCGATCTTCACACATTTTTGAATGTTTACGGACTCCTAACATTAACCGAGGGCTCAGTGGACCCCTCGGTCAGGTTGGGAGCTTCAAGTGGATACATTGAACAACATTTATTTCTGTATTATATCTTTTGCGATTTTTAGTCTCGTGATATACCAATGCGGCTGATAATATGCATTTTTGACACCTTTCAATCCCGACCTGTCCCTAATCTAAATAAACAATTCAGCGTCGACTCTGTTGGCGCTTGTGGAAACCTGCATCAGGAAGAAGGGTTAAGTTGATGGATTTCCTCGTCCAAAACCGTCGGACGTTTATTCCTCTGACTGGACATGGTACGGGGACAACGGGTGCGATTTTGCTCACATCCCTTGTTACTGATCTATATCTTGTTGGGAAGAAAGTGGAGGAACTTGAACGTTGTGCAGGAATAAATAATTGGCTTTCTTAGGCAAAATCATTACAAATGTAGAGGTATTTGCTTTGCAGGAGctttctgtgttccatgttcctaaTCACGCAGTGAAACGTAACGGGAAACTATTTCTGCTCACGGCAGCGTCTTTCAAAGTCTGAGATAACGATAGTCATGCCGCTCTGGAGAATTCACTTTCACACCTAAACGTAAAAAGGTTAATAATGTTTCCTTTCTCTCTCCGTATGGTTGCCTCCTCAATTGTCTTAAACTAAACCatctattttattttgtatttcaatTATGTTAGATACATAGATTTCAGTGCATTGCACAGGCCACTATCGACAGATGTTTCATCGATCTTCCGCGATTCTATTTccctgtggccattttattaggtccaTCTGTACATTTACATGTAAATACAAGTATCTAattaaccaatcatgtggcagcaggtTAAtccataaaagcacgcagacatgatCAAGGAGTTGAGTTGTTCCTCAGGCCAAACATGACTGGGCAAGAAATGAGATTTAAATGTCTTTGAATGTAGGGTGTTTGCTGGTACCAGATGTGCTGTTAAGCGTTACTCAGAATCTGCTGACCTTTTCGCGAATTTCACTCAAAGCACTGTCTACACTCTCGGGAGTTGACACAGAATGGTGTGAGAAGGTGAAAGGAAGCCAGCCAGAGGCAGCTGACAGGGCGAAAGCGCATTGTTGACGAGAAAGGTAGGGTGGATTGAAGTTGGATCAAGCTGTCAGAGTGGCGGCAGTAACTCAGCGAGCCACGcgttaccacagtggtgtgcGGAGGAGCATCTCCGAAGGTCGGACGTTGAAGAGGATCTGCTGCATCAGCAGACGGCCATGTCAAGTTTCACGACACAATCTAATAGAGCGTTCCGTGTGGGGCAGTTCTCGAGTTTACGCAACATGTCTACACCAGTAATTTGTATCAAGACCGGGTCTGTTGTGAAATTTCGGAAGGCTACTCTTTCCCTGCATGTCTTCATATGCCTACAGTGGTTTGGATTATGAATATTAGCACACCATGCTCTTTGGAAACGTGGTTTGAGTGTATGTTAATGATATTAATAATCctacatttctttttcttttcgccagttaacctggtggcgatcgTCATACTCAGCCGAGGAAAGTGTGGTCTCTCCAAAGGGATCACTCGGTATCTGGTGGCGATGGCCGTGGCCGATCTTGCGGTGGTGATCATCGAAGTCGTGTTCTTCCAGATCGTTGATGTGTACCAAGCGTACTGGCTCATGCTTCCCCCTCCGTTCTGTTTCGTCCACTACGTCTTCTGTTACGTTGCTTTAGATTGTTCCGTGTGGCTGACTGTGGCGTTCACTTTCGACcgctttgtggctatttgctggcCGAAGATGCAGATAAAATACTGCACTCCAAAAATTGCAAGTCTGGTTATTTGCGCAATATGCGTGGCTTTCTGTGTAAAGAACGTCCCTTATTACTTCTTGCATCGGGAAGATGGAATTACTCTCTGGAAGGGGAAATGGTGGACGTGCTATTCCAAAGGGGGACTTCACATGTTGACAGAGTTTGAGTGGTTTTACTGGGTGGACCGTCTGCTGAACCCGCTGctccctttcttcctcattttgttcCTTAACGTTCTGACCGTCCGACAGATCCTGGTCTCCAGCCGAGCCCGCAGAGGTCTCCGGGGACATAGAAATGGAGAGAAACAACAGGATCCAGAGATGAAGAGCCGCAGACAGTCCATCGTTCTGCTCTTCACCTTGTCGGCGAGTTTCCTCATCTGCTGGGCGACCAGCACCCTGGTCTTCATTTTCCTGCGCTGCCtctacacggacctggaaacgtcCATCCGGCTTTTCCGATCGCAGCAGGCGGGGTCAGTGATTCAgcttttcagctgctgcacaaacaccttCATTTACGGCGTGACCCAGAGGAGattcagggagcagttgaagattgTGATGCTCTCTCCCGTTCATATGATTGTTAGCTTGGGAAGACACTGTTTATCGTGCAGTTCACCATGATGAAAGTACAATAGCTCTGGAGGTGACGCGACAGCAGACTTGGAAGCACGTTTATAACTAGTGTTCTTTAGAAATGTTTGCTGTGCTCGCTGGATGATGTCGGTAACTGTTCTGCCCTCCCTTCCTGAAATAAAGAAGAAAATCAATTTCCTTCTGGGataactggaattgattagttACTGTTTTCACGATGCAGCGTAAACTCTGAGGCCACTCTAGTACACCTGCTCGTGCACGCAAATATCCATTCAGTTAATAATTGGACAGCACCTGAGTACATTCAAGCAGGCAGACATGATCAAGGGGATCAGAGTTTTGCAGAAATCAGTCCAAATTTAAGAATTGGGAAGAATTGTGATCAGTATGACATTCAACCAAGAATGCACAATGATCTTAGTGTCTAACGTAATGACTGTCGATCCCAGAAGGAGCGGTTTTATGTATCCAAAATACTTTGATGGGGTCTGACGCGGAATATGCTTTACTGATCACAGAAAATAGttagaaaaaaacagaaataaaaaagtccAGTGCGCGGCAGTTCCGAATGCGTATGTGATTTTTTAATGAGACAGGTCGGaggagagtgatcagacttctTCAAGGTTACTGGAGGGCGGTTGACCACGTGACCAACAATGGTGTGCAACAGAACGTGTTTGAACGCCCAGTACATTGAACACTGACGTGGACCTGCTGCACCTGGTCCCGCTTCTGCGCGTCATAAGAGGACATTGGGTACTGCTAATTGTTTGCACGATGCAGCTATCATTCCTTATTCAAACTGCACTAACGCCTTCTGCGATTCTACAGCACAATGTAACTAGCGACCTAGTTAAGAACACGAAATTCTGGCATTCGTTGTGCAAACCCAAATTAACACAACCCAACA
Proteins encoded in this region:
- the LOC132388385 gene encoding probable G-protein coupled receptor 139, translating into MDRARKICYPVIAAIGVPVNLVAIVILSRGKCGLSKGITRYLVAMAVADLAVVIIEVVFFQIVDVYQAYWLMLPPPFCFVHYVFCYVALDCSVWLTVAFTFDRFVAICWPKMQIKYCTPKIASLVICAICVAFCVKNVPYYFLHREDGITLWKGKWWTCYSKGGLHMLTEFEWFYWVDRLLNPLLPFFLILFLNVLTVRQILVSSRARRGLRGHRNGEKQQDPEMKSRRQSIVLLFTLSASFLICWATSTLVFIFLRCLYTDLETSIRLFRSQQAGSVIQLFSCCTNTFIYGVTQRRFREQLKIVMLSPVHMIVSLGRHCLSCSSP